Proteins encoded by one window of Chryseobacterium aquaeductus:
- a CDS encoding tetratricopeptide repeat protein gives MNTKNLFLSFMIIFSFSSVMFGQKSYKTLVYEGNQKFDGKDYDGASSKYVEAVKSNEKEFTAHYNLGNALYKSKKYEEAKAEFEKAQSLSQTIPDKAAALHNLGNAYMQMDQPEKAADFYKQSLKQDPYNEATRKNFEIAKLKEKENQQKNKDQKSGKGGGGEDQQKDKDQKGDSKEKGEGQKNEGNSPEGNQPDQNKNNEGKMPKDLENAILNKVGEKEKETARRILNKNSYSMPESNEKDW, from the coding sequence ATGAATACTAAAAATTTATTTTTATCGTTTATGATTATTTTTTCGTTCTCAAGCGTTATGTTTGGGCAGAAAAGTTATAAAACTTTGGTATACGAAGGCAATCAGAAATTTGATGGAAAAGATTATGACGGGGCATCATCAAAATATGTAGAAGCTGTAAAATCTAATGAAAAAGAATTTACAGCGCATTATAATTTAGGGAATGCTTTGTACAAAAGCAAAAAATACGAAGAAGCAAAAGCAGAGTTTGAGAAAGCACAAAGTCTTTCTCAAACAATTCCGGATAAAGCGGCAGCTCTCCATAATTTGGGAAATGCTTATATGCAGATGGACCAGCCTGAGAAAGCAGCCGATTTTTACAAGCAATCTCTAAAACAAGATCCTTACAACGAAGCAACAAGAAAGAATTTTGAAATTGCAAAATTGAAGGAGAAAGAAAATCAACAGAAGAATAAAGATCAAAAATCCGGTAAAGGCGGCGGAGGAGAAGATCAGCAAAAAGATAAAGATCAAAAAGGAGATTCGAAAGAAAAGGGAGAAGGGCAGAAAAATGAAGGAAACAGCCCTGAAGGAAATCAACCAGACCAGAATAAGAATAATGAAGGCAAAATGCCTAAAGATCTGGAAAATGCCATCTTGAATAAAGTAGGCGAAAAAGAAAAAGAAACTGCAAGAAGAATTTTAAACAAGAATTCTTACTCAATGCCCGAAAGCAATGAGAAAGATTGGTGA
- a CDS encoding BatD family protein, translating into MKQKLIHILLTFLSVITYGQVELRMKPDKSDYNGKDVVNLTIILELNGDDLVQQSKIQLPDLSKFNMIGNGSFSQAVRDPESNVAVEQYITRIALEPKQKGKIRIGSVLVTVNNKIYKTEPFDIFIRDIEKKTVAKNTDNDVYLNMEFEDREVYQDQATVAVLRVYSKNIDNLRKVKNINLPEQDNMNVHPVSFHKSDIDPSGYGNMPSQILAMFIVFPNESGSIEVPSVSASVNSYASKNKIVSNKVKLNVKKLPEDSPECFKNAVGNFKVDVYHSSKEKIEAKKPLNVILKVSGEGNLSNMELPKIESSPDYEVFAPKITSKVIAGIEGMKGYILANYVLIPKKAGDFNIKTEEFAFFDPTEKEYINLGQETLSVTAFSHDDVLEARTTVEKVNEYTNTLLETVNSPVLKTTTFKVKEKSRFNWGFLLINAGILLSLLAAYLLFENWQKKQIIVKEKTTPMPLGSIAETEKEIRENLKVDIEDYFIYLENLKNNRSFDQFFKTVEELDLEVKNQYMKSSTNDFRQFLEQYKGDSIAEDYRNLLQRIQIEKFAPVKSEEGINDLLKDVIKLYSQISK; encoded by the coding sequence ATGAAACAAAAATTAATTCACATACTGCTAACTTTCCTATCCGTAATTACTTACGGACAAGTAGAACTCAGGATGAAGCCAGATAAAAGCGATTATAACGGCAAAGATGTTGTAAATCTTACCATTATTCTCGAACTGAATGGTGATGATCTGGTACAGCAGAGCAAGATTCAACTTCCAGATTTATCAAAATTTAACATGATAGGTAACGGATCATTCAGCCAAGCGGTGAGAGATCCGGAATCTAATGTTGCCGTAGAACAATATATTACCAGAATTGCTCTGGAACCTAAACAAAAAGGGAAAATAAGAATAGGATCGGTATTGGTTACCGTAAATAATAAAATTTATAAAACCGAACCTTTTGATATTTTCATTCGTGATATTGAGAAAAAAACTGTTGCCAAAAACACAGATAACGATGTCTATCTCAATATGGAATTTGAAGATAGAGAAGTATATCAGGATCAAGCCACAGTTGCGGTCTTAAGAGTTTATTCTAAAAATATAGATAATCTTCGTAAGGTAAAAAACATCAATCTTCCGGAACAGGATAACATGAATGTGCATCCTGTAAGCTTTCATAAATCTGATATAGACCCATCAGGTTATGGAAATATGCCATCGCAGATCTTAGCAATGTTTATTGTATTCCCCAATGAGTCTGGATCTATTGAGGTGCCATCAGTTTCGGCTTCTGTAAATTCTTACGCCAGCAAAAATAAAATTGTTTCCAATAAGGTAAAATTAAATGTAAAAAAACTTCCGGAAGATTCACCGGAGTGTTTCAAAAATGCTGTTGGAAATTTCAAAGTGGATGTTTATCACTCATCTAAAGAAAAAATTGAAGCAAAAAAACCTCTTAATGTAATCTTGAAAGTTTCTGGAGAAGGAAATTTGTCGAACATGGAATTACCAAAAATCGAAAGTTCACCCGATTATGAAGTTTTTGCTCCAAAAATCACTTCAAAAGTGATAGCCGGAATTGAAGGAATGAAAGGCTATATTTTAGCCAATTATGTCTTAATACCTAAAAAAGCGGGTGACTTTAATATTAAAACTGAAGAATTTGCTTTTTTTGATCCTACTGAAAAAGAATACATCAATCTCGGTCAGGAAACTCTAAGTGTTACTGCATTTTCGCACGATGATGTTTTGGAAGCTCGTACAACGGTAGAAAAAGTTAACGAGTATACTAATACCCTTTTGGAAACCGTTAACAGCCCGGTTTTGAAAACTACAACATTTAAAGTAAAAGAAAAGAGCAGATTCAATTGGGGATTTCTTTTGATCAATGCAGGAATACTTTTGAGTCTTTTAGCTGCCTATTTGTTGTTTGAAAATTGGCAAAAAAAACAAATTATAGTTAAAGAAAAAACAACTCCAATGCCATTAGGTTCTATTGCAGAAACGGAAAAAGAGATTAGAGAAAATTTGAAAGTTGATATCGAAGATTACTTTATATATCTGGAAAATCTGAAAAATAATCGGAGTTTTGATCAATTTTTTAAAACTGTAGAAGAATTAGATCTGGAAGTGAAAAATCAGTATATGAAAAGCTCTACAAATGATTTCAGACAATTTTTAGAGCAATATAAAGGAGATTCTATTGCTGAAGACTACCGAAATCTCTTACAAAGAATACAAATTGAAAAATTTGCACCTGTAAAATCTGAGGAAGGAATTAATGATCTTTTGAAAGATGTAATTAAATTGTATTCTCAAATTAGTAAATAA
- a CDS encoding MarC family protein, whose protein sequence is MEVLQDFSFKETVTCFMVLFAVIDIIGSIPIIVSLKQKFGQIEAKRASITAGLIMIVFLFVGNKILKFIGVDVNSFAIAGAFVIFIIALEMILGIEINKTTEAKAASIVPIAFPLVAGAGTLTTTLSLRAEFHDINIILGIILNTIFVYLVLKSAPWLEKKMGEATLSILQKVFGIILLAISIKLFTANFAQLVQNYINF, encoded by the coding sequence ATGGAGGTTCTTCAAGATTTTTCTTTTAAAGAAACTGTTACCTGTTTTATGGTGCTTTTTGCCGTCATAGACATTATAGGTTCTATACCCATCATTGTAAGTTTAAAACAAAAATTTGGACAGATTGAGGCCAAAAGAGCATCGATCACTGCAGGTTTAATCATGATTGTATTTCTTTTTGTAGGAAATAAAATCCTCAAATTTATCGGAGTAGACGTCAATTCGTTTGCAATTGCAGGTGCATTTGTAATTTTTATCATTGCTTTAGAAATGATTTTGGGTATTGAGATAAATAAAACGACTGAGGCAAAAGCCGCATCTATTGTTCCTATCGCATTTCCTTTGGTGGCTGGTGCTGGAACCTTGACCACTACTTTATCTTTGCGTGCAGAATTTCATGATATCAATATTATTCTTGGGATCATTCTCAATACAATTTTCGTATATTTGGTGCTGAAATCAGCTCCCTGGCTGGAAAAGAAAATGGGAGAGGCTACTTTATCGATTCTTCAGAAAGTTTTCGGAATTATCCTTTTAGCGATTTCAATCAAATTATTTACCGCAAACTTTGCACAATTGGTGCAGAACTATATTAATTTTTAA
- a CDS encoding OmpA family protein — MKLNLAILSLALCAPAVMSAQDSLAVSNGEYPNTYTSGSANVSRFTQDSKRFNDWSVSFGAGVPLMQSADLTSIKNGNGKNLFGYSAYVSIDKAITHAFGINLQYDRGETRQGWFNTKDPAPANASVYQQVGARTQYDAISILGDINFSNLMRRVDNKSPYRWALHGYAGIGTIGYRAYQKDEFGQRLTTEVELFKTQSFFGQAGAGLKYKINNRIDLEGRVMYVVTTDDQFDGGGAAYSDINKREDQVSDNFFNATLGLSFKLGKHDSHLMWHDPLQEIYYKLDVLAEKNQDIEVCKSGDADNDGVCDDWDRQLDTPAGARVDGSGVALDVDMDGVIDLYDKCVTVPGPVENNGCPLAGATNSGTVTEAETKLDGIEFDLNSDRILPSNTPILNNAVNYINSSTGAYTVVGTTDTRGSESYNQTLSEKRANSVKDYLVKNGVESTKLDALGKGKRDLKYPECDPATKCPEWKNRANRRVYFEAK, encoded by the coding sequence ATGAAACTAAATTTAGCAATTCTTTCACTTGCTTTATGTGCTCCGGCTGTGATGTCGGCACAAGACAGTCTGGCGGTATCTAACGGAGAATACCCAAACACGTACACATCTGGCTCTGCCAATGTAAGTCGTTTTACTCAAGACTCTAAAAGATTTAATGATTGGTCTGTTTCATTCGGAGCAGGTGTACCATTAATGCAGTCTGCGGATTTAACGTCAATTAAAAATGGTAACGGGAAAAATCTTTTTGGATACTCTGCTTACGTAAGTATCGATAAAGCAATTACTCATGCTTTTGGTATTAATCTACAGTATGACAGAGGTGAAACTAGACAGGGATGGTTTAATACCAAAGATCCTGCTCCTGCAAATGCTTCTGTTTATCAGCAGGTTGGTGCAAGAACTCAGTATGATGCGATCTCAATTTTAGGAGATATTAATTTCTCTAATCTGATGAGACGTGTAGACAATAAGTCACCTTATAGATGGGCGTTACATGGTTATGCTGGTATTGGTACTATTGGCTACAGAGCTTACCAAAAAGACGAATTCGGACAAAGATTGACTACTGAGGTCGAACTTTTCAAAACTCAATCATTCTTCGGACAGGCTGGTGCAGGTTTGAAATATAAAATCAATAACAGAATTGATTTAGAAGGTAGAGTAATGTATGTAGTGACCACAGACGATCAGTTTGATGGCGGTGGCGCAGCATACAGTGATATTAACAAGAGAGAAGATCAGGTTTCTGATAATTTCTTTAATGCAACTCTAGGTTTGTCATTCAAATTAGGAAAGCATGATTCTCACTTGATGTGGCATGATCCTTTGCAGGAAATCTACTACAAATTGGATGTCTTGGCTGAAAAGAATCAGGACATTGAAGTTTGTAAAAGCGGAGATGCTGATAATGACGGTGTTTGTGACGACTGGGACAGACAGTTAGATACTCCTGCTGGTGCAAGAGTTGACGGTTCTGGTGTTGCTTTGGATGTTGATATGGATGGAGTAATCGATTTGTATGACAAATGTGTTACAGTTCCTGGTCCCGTAGAAAACAACGGTTGTCCATTAGCTGGTGCTACAAATTCCGGAACAGTAACTGAAGCGGAAACAAAATTAGATGGAATTGAATTTGATTTGAATTCTGACAGAATTTTACCTTCAAATACTCCCATTCTAAACAATGCGGTAAACTATATCAATTCTTCGACTGGTGCTTACACAGTAGTAGGTACTACAGATACAAGAGGTTCTGAAAGTTATAACCAGACTTTATCTGAAAAGAGAGCTAATAGTGTAAAAGACTATTTGGTTAAAAATGGAGTAGAGTCTACAAAATTAGATGCATTAGGAAAAGGGAAAAGAGATTTGAAATACCCTGAATGTGATCCTGCAACTAAATGCCCTGAGTGGAAAAACAGAGCAAACAGAAGAGTTTACTTTGAAGCAAAATAA
- a CDS encoding Rossmann-fold NAD(P)-binding domain-containing protein translates to MLSSTNKIFVTTTSPQKIHDLETQGFSPTLVAFGEDTLTNDISPWKLLDELDVIIITIPFSSKRESSDSILLKWNQLSEFMKDFTGQLFFMSSTGVYPNLEREFFEDDLSIQNAEGEKLVAQGLKQVNILRLAGLMGDNRLLSKYNVADIGSPVNHVHFLDVAFVIKKMIECESQGKLYNVVAPLHPSKNAVITRQKDSVDLVEDSVCNGRIISSRKLMADLEFKFAYPDPRYFHLE, encoded by the coding sequence GTGCTTTCCTCAACAAATAAGATATTCGTCACCACCACAAGCCCACAAAAAATACATGATTTGGAAACTCAAGGTTTCAGTCCCACTCTGGTGGCTTTTGGTGAAGATACTCTGACAAATGACATCTCTCCATGGAAATTGTTAGATGAGCTTGATGTCATTATCATCACGATACCTTTTTCAAGCAAACGAGAAAGTTCAGATTCTATACTCCTGAAATGGAACCAACTTTCTGAGTTCATGAAAGATTTTACTGGCCAGTTGTTTTTCATGAGTTCCACAGGTGTTTATCCGAATCTGGAAAGAGAGTTTTTTGAAGACGACTTGTCGATTCAGAATGCGGAAGGAGAGAAGTTAGTTGCTCAAGGATTGAAACAAGTCAATATCCTTAGATTGGCTGGTTTGATGGGTGATAACAGGCTTTTGAGCAAATATAATGTCGCAGACATTGGATCTCCTGTTAATCATGTTCATTTCTTGGATGTGGCTTTTGTCATAAAAAAGATGATAGAATGCGAATCACAAGGAAAGTTATACAATGTTGTCGCTCCTCTGCATCCTTCAAAAAATGCGGTGATTACTAGGCAGAAAGATAGCGTTGATTTGGTGGAAGATTCTGTTTGCAATGGACGAATCATTTCTAGTAGAAAATTGATGGCAGATCTGGAGTTTAAGTTTGCTTATCCAGACCCTAGATATTTTCATTTAGAATAA
- a CDS encoding L,D-transpeptidase: protein MKQSFFSIFILALLLTSCKKDNEQISDQQQNTSSGTLSENEKSDSVATKKEIKESVPPAIQESGFYNAFAIPKDKKKRDSLYTIFSKKYTERERYAILALNRLDSRSKWNSDTLVVPAKIDTTLMSYSPFPMQLDVLSEVKKFVVFSYPIQAYGVYSNGVLVKWGPTSMGKKAAQTTRGLMFANWKKKLAISTVKSEWKLPYNFNIHNTHGIGWHQYDLPGYPASHSCLRLLMKDAIWLYSYADTWILNPGGATKKANGTPVLVFGDYPWGKRKPWRNLLNDPNANNISVEEMTNLIKPHVEKMVAEQTNREKVSDSIQTAKALKVEPTIEEPEASN, encoded by the coding sequence TTGAAACAATCATTCTTCAGCATCTTTATACTTGCCTTACTCCTTACTTCATGTAAGAAAGACAACGAACAAATAAGTGATCAGCAACAAAATACTTCCTCAGGAACTTTATCAGAAAACGAAAAATCAGATTCTGTAGCTACAAAAAAAGAGATAAAAGAATCTGTACCTCCTGCAATTCAGGAAAGCGGCTTTTACAATGCTTTTGCAATTCCAAAAGACAAAAAGAAAAGAGATTCTTTGTATACTATTTTCAGCAAAAAATATACAGAAAGAGAGCGATATGCAATATTGGCACTCAACAGATTAGATTCCAGAAGCAAATGGAATTCTGATACTTTGGTCGTTCCGGCAAAAATAGATACCACATTGATGTCGTATTCGCCATTCCCCATGCAATTGGATGTGTTGAGTGAAGTAAAAAAGTTTGTGGTTTTCTCTTATCCTATTCAGGCGTATGGTGTTTACTCAAACGGAGTTCTTGTAAAATGGGGGCCTACAAGTATGGGCAAGAAAGCTGCTCAGACTACAAGAGGTTTAATGTTTGCGAATTGGAAAAAGAAACTGGCAATTTCTACCGTAAAAAGTGAATGGAAATTACCGTACAATTTTAATATTCATAACACCCATGGTATCGGATGGCATCAATATGATTTGCCCGGTTATCCTGCATCGCATTCTTGTTTAAGGTTACTAATGAAAGATGCGATCTGGCTTTACAGCTACGCAGACACATGGATTTTGAATCCTGGCGGAGCAACGAAAAAGGCGAATGGTACACCCGTATTAGTTTTTGGAGATTATCCGTGGGGGAAAAGAAAACCGTGGAGAAATCTTTTAAACGATCCGAATGCCAACAATATCTCTGTGGAAGAAATGACGAATCTTATCAAACCTCATGTTGAGAAAATGGTTGCCGAACAAACTAACAGAGAAAAAGTTTCAGATTCTATCCAAACTGCTAAAGCTTTAAAGGTGGAGCCAACTATTGAAGAGCCGGAAGCTTCAAATTAA
- a CDS encoding PDZ domain-containing protein: MKFVQFIFILFSIFVNAQNSFEIKDAKKVVIPFKLINNLIFIPINVNGAELTFLLDTGVAETTIFSLENKDLTLAPLEKMRFSGLGGNASIEGFKSDHNIGKIGEHFTNNSFTLFIILDPDFNISSHVGIPVNGIIGYHFFKNHPVAIDYGSKKITVYNDDDLLRKRIKKYDELPITLEKNKPYVFADVEMTNEKKSSKLLVDLGNSDAIWLFPALIKDFVYNRPNIEDYLGRGFNGEIYGKRSRIHNFYLGKFKFSKPLTAMPDEFSIQHVNLVSERKGSLGGDILRRFTAVFDYRNQKLYLRKNRNFDDPFHFNMSGLDFQQDGMQWEKDLVTLESKFNDKSTRGVELVNSSLQYKFVLKPFFSIAGVRKNSPGDKAGLKKGDELITINGRKTADMTLQRIMEMMKSDEGKTINMVILRKKQELRCSFRLEDPIPYQE; the protein is encoded by the coding sequence ATGAAATTTGTGCAATTTATATTCATCCTATTCAGCATTTTTGTAAATGCTCAGAATAGTTTTGAGATTAAAGATGCAAAAAAAGTCGTTATTCCGTTTAAGCTGATTAATAATTTAATTTTTATTCCAATTAATGTAAATGGTGCCGAGCTTACCTTTTTGTTGGATACAGGAGTTGCCGAAACAACTATTTTTAGTCTGGAAAATAAAGATCTAACGCTTGCTCCATTGGAAAAAATGAGATTCTCTGGTCTTGGGGGAAATGCCAGTATCGAAGGATTCAAATCTGACCATAACATCGGAAAAATAGGCGAACATTTTACTAATAATTCTTTTACTCTTTTCATCATTTTGGATCCTGATTTTAATATTTCATCGCATGTTGGAATTCCCGTCAATGGAATAATTGGATATCATTTTTTTAAAAACCATCCTGTTGCAATAGATTACGGCTCAAAAAAAATCACTGTCTATAATGATGATGATTTATTAAGAAAAAGAATTAAAAAATATGATGAATTACCAATCACTCTCGAGAAAAATAAACCCTATGTTTTTGCCGATGTAGAAATGACCAATGAAAAGAAAAGTTCAAAATTATTGGTTGATTTGGGAAATAGCGATGCAATTTGGCTCTTCCCTGCTTTAATTAAAGACTTTGTATACAACAGACCAAATATTGAAGATTATCTCGGTAGAGGATTTAACGGTGAAATCTACGGAAAAAGAAGCCGCATCCACAATTTCTATCTAGGAAAATTTAAATTTTCAAAACCTCTTACTGCGATGCCGGATGAGTTTTCTATCCAGCATGTCAATTTGGTAAGCGAGCGGAAAGGATCTTTGGGTGGTGATATTTTAAGAAGATTCACTGCTGTTTTTGACTACAGAAACCAAAAGTTATATCTTCGGAAAAACAGAAATTTTGATGATCCTTTTCATTTTAACATGAGTGGTTTAGATTTTCAACAAGATGGTATGCAGTGGGAAAAAGATTTGGTAACTTTAGAAAGTAAATTTAATGATAAATCAACGAGAGGAGTAGAATTAGTCAACAGTAGTTTGCAGTATAAGTTTGTGCTGAAACCATTTTTCTCAATAGCCGGCGTTCGAAAAAATTCACCCGGCGATAAAGCAGGATTAAAAAAAGGAGACGAACTCATTACTATCAACGGTAGAAAAACCGCCGATATGACACTTCAAAGAATAATGGAAATGATGAAATCTGATGAAGGGAAAACAATAAATATGGTTATTCTGAGAAAAAAACAGGAACTTCGCTGCAGTTTCAGATTAGAAGACCCGATACCTTACCAAGAATAA
- a CDS encoding alpha/beta hydrolase — MNLDYIVREPENITSKTTILFMLHGYGSNEQDLFSFRESLPADWILVSFRAPKQTQFEGYSWFDIDFNNPEHFIDIDQAKDALQNVLENIMAISNKYGLTDNKTHLCGFSQGGILCYSLALKYPDLFNYVACLSSYPEEKLLTDIVKDKKKLEKLRFFVSHGTDDAIIPMEWGRKAADLLYDLSCYFTFREYMSGHGVNQKNYIDLMDFYSK, encoded by the coding sequence ATGAATTTAGATTACATCGTAAGAGAACCGGAAAATATCACTTCAAAAACTACTATTCTATTTATGCTTCACGGCTACGGAAGTAATGAGCAGGATCTTTTTAGCTTTAGAGAAAGCCTTCCCGCTGATTGGATCTTGGTAAGTTTCAGGGCTCCAAAGCAGACACAGTTTGAAGGATATTCCTGGTTTGACATCGATTTTAATAATCCAGAGCATTTTATAGATATTGATCAGGCAAAAGATGCGTTGCAGAATGTTTTAGAAAACATCATGGCGATCAGCAATAAATATGGTCTTACAGATAACAAAACACACCTTTGCGGATTTAGTCAGGGCGGAATTTTGTGTTACAGTCTGGCTTTAAAATATCCTGATCTTTTTAATTATGTAGCTTGTCTGAGCAGTTATCCTGAAGAAAAATTGTTGACGGATATCGTAAAAGACAAAAAGAAACTTGAAAAACTTCGGTTCTTTGTTTCTCATGGAACCGATGATGCGATAATTCCTATGGAATGGGGAAGAAAAGCAGCCGATCTTTTGTATGATTTGAGTTGTTATTTTACGTTCAGAGAATATATGAGCGGACATGGTGTTAATCAAAAAAACTATATAGATCTGATGGATTTTTATTCTAAATAA
- the tyrS gene encoding tyrosine--tRNA ligase → MNSFIEELKWRGLFSDMMPGTDEQLNKEMTTAYIGFDPTADSLHIGSLIQIKILAHFQQHGHKPIALVGGATGMIGDPSGKSAERNLLDEETLLHYVDCLKNQLSRFLNFEGNETNKAELVNNYDWMKQISFLDFAKNVGKNITVNYMMAKDSVKKRLTGEAGVDGMSFTEFTYQLIQGYDFLHLYQNNGVKLQMGGSDQWGNITTGTELIRRKAQGEAFALTVPLITKADGSKFGKSESGENYWLDKKKTSPYKFYQFWLNATDSDAERFIKFYTFLPKEQIDNLIEEHQTAPHERKLQKKLAEEVTVWVHGREEYERAVKASEILFGKSTAEDLVSLDEEIFLEIFEGVPQKDVVKADVLGVNIVDLLSDKSGFLKSKSEATRELKGNSISVNKEKVNEVYTANENDLIDGKFLLLQKGKKNYFIVKAI, encoded by the coding sequence ATGAACTCTTTTATTGAAGAACTGAAATGGCGAGGTCTTTTTTCTGACATGATGCCCGGAACCGACGAACAACTGAATAAGGAGATGACAACTGCCTATATCGGGTTCGATCCTACCGCAGATTCTTTACATATCGGAAGTCTTATTCAGATCAAAATTCTGGCTCACTTTCAGCAGCATGGTCACAAACCGATTGCATTGGTTGGTGGTGCTACAGGGATGATTGGTGATCCTTCAGGGAAATCTGCGGAGAGAAATCTTCTTGATGAAGAAACGCTTTTGCATTATGTTGATTGTCTGAAAAACCAACTTTCAAGATTTTTAAATTTTGAAGGAAATGAAACCAACAAAGCAGAATTGGTCAACAATTATGACTGGATGAAACAGATTTCGTTTCTTGATTTTGCTAAAAATGTCGGGAAAAACATTACAGTGAATTACATGATGGCGAAAGATTCTGTGAAGAAAAGACTTACCGGAGAAGCAGGTGTTGACGGGATGAGTTTTACAGAGTTTACTTACCAATTGATTCAAGGATATGATTTTCTTCATTTATACCAAAACAATGGTGTGAAATTACAGATGGGTGGTTCTGATCAGTGGGGAAATATCACTACAGGTACAGAATTGATCCGTAGAAAAGCACAGGGAGAAGCTTTTGCATTGACTGTTCCTTTAATCACAAAAGCTGATGGATCTAAGTTTGGAAAGTCTGAAAGCGGAGAAAATTACTGGCTTGACAAAAAGAAAACTTCACCTTATAAATTCTACCAGTTTTGGTTAAATGCAACCGACTCTGATGCTGAAAGATTTATTAAATTTTACACGTTCTTACCAAAAGAACAGATTGATAATCTAATTGAAGAGCATCAAACTGCTCCACATGAAAGAAAATTACAAAAGAAATTAGCTGAAGAAGTTACAGTTTGGGTTCATGGAAGAGAAGAATATGAAAGAGCAGTAAAAGCATCAGAAATTCTCTTTGGAAAATCTACAGCAGAAGATTTGGTAAGTCTTGATGAAGAAATTTTCTTAGAAATTTTCGAAGGTGTTCCTCAGAAAGATGTTGTAAAAGCCGATGTTTTAGGCGTTAATATTGTTGATCTGCTGTCTGACAAATCAGGATTTCTAAAATCTAAAAGTGAAGCGACCAGAGAATTGAAAGGAAATTCAATCTCTGTAAATAAAGAGAAAGTAAACGAGGTATACACTGCTAATGAAAATGATCTGATTGACGGTAAATTCTTATTGCTACAAAAAGGAAAGAAAAATTATTTTATTGTAAAAGCAATTTAA
- a CDS encoding RNA polymerase sigma factor — MKDEQLFSLIQKAKEKDQKAQTKLINVFWVDVFSFVMKKVHDENDTDEITVNVFSKVLSKLDMYDPHFQFKTWILTIAQNTIIDFWRKKSRENQDPTENLDEVKNHYAKSPEELMISDEEQKKIIKTIESLDGNYQDIIKLRFFEEKSIKEIAEELGISVANTKVRVMRAKKVLAELLKNNEFEDN; from the coding sequence ATGAAAGACGAACAATTATTTTCGCTCATCCAAAAAGCGAAGGAGAAAGACCAAAAAGCTCAAACGAAACTCATCAATGTTTTTTGGGTAGATGTATTCTCTTTTGTGATGAAAAAAGTACATGACGAAAATGATACTGATGAAATTACTGTCAATGTTTTTTCAAAGGTTTTATCTAAATTAGATATGTACGATCCTCATTTTCAATTTAAAACATGGATTCTCACGATCGCCCAAAATACGATAATTGATTTTTGGCGAAAGAAAAGCAGAGAAAATCAAGACCCGACAGAAAATTTAGATGAGGTAAAAAATCATTATGCAAAATCTCCTGAGGAATTGATGATTTCTGATGAAGAGCAGAAAAAAATAATTAAAACAATCGAATCATTAGACGGTAATTATCAGGATATCATCAAGCTAAGATTCTTTGAAGAAAAAAGCATCAAAGAAATTGCTGAGGAACTTGGGATCTCAGTTGCTAATACGAAAGTTCGTGTGATGCGTGCGAAAAAAGTTTTAGCTGAATTGTTGAAGAATAATGAATTTGAGGATAATTAA